GCCGGTTCGGACCGCCTCCGGCGTCTCGCCGGTGGCCATCATGACCAGTCCGCACATGTGCCCCCACGGGAAGTGTCTGTACTGCCCCGGCGGGCCAGCCTCCGAGTTCTCCAGTTCGCAAAGCTACACCGGTCACGAACCCGCCGCCGCCCGCGGCGTCCAGAACGACTACGACCCCTACGGGCAGGTCACACTCCGCCTCGAACAGTTGCGTGAGATCGGCCACCCCGTGGACAAGGTCGAACTCATCCTGATGGGCGGGACGATGACCGCCCGGAGCCACGACTATCAGGAGTGGTTCGTCAAACGCGCACTCGAAGCCCTGAACGACTACGACGTTGACAAGCGCCCAGAACCAGCAGAGGGCGTGAGCTTCGCCCAGGATTTTGACGACTACGAATTCAAATATCTCGAAGATGTCATTGCCGAAAACGAGACGGGCGACATCCGCAACATCGGGACCACCTTCGAGACGAAACCAGATTGGTGTGACCCGGAGCAAATCGACCGGATGCTCGACCTCGGCGGGACGAAAGTCGAGGTGGGCGTTCAGACGACCTACGAGCGCGTAAACCGCGATATGCATCGTGGGCACGGGATTCAGGCGTCGCTCGACGCCAACCAGCGCCTGCGCGATGCCGCGTTTAAGGTCGGCTTCCACATGATGCCCGGCCAGCCCGGGATGACACGCGAGATGTGTGTCGAGGACTTCCGCCAACTGTTCGAGAAACCAGACTGGCGGCCCGACTTCCTCAAAATCTACCCGACGCTCGTGGTTCGGGACACCATCACCTACGATATGTGGCGACGCGACGAGTACGAGCCACTCGACAACGAGGAGGCCGCGGACATCGTCGCCGAGGTCATGGACATGATTCCGCCGTACACCCGTCTCCAGCGCGTCCAGCGCGACATCCCCGCGGACTTCATCGACGCCGGCGTCTGGAAGTCCAACCTCCGTCAACTCGCAGAACAGCGACTGGAGGAAAAGGGTGGTAAATGCCGCGACATCCGCGCCCGCGAAGTCGGCATGAACGACGAGGACCCCGACCCCGAGAACATCGAGTTACAGGTTCTCGAATACGAAGCCGCAGGCGGTACAGAACACTTCATCAGCTTCGAGGACCCCGTAAAGGACCTCCTCATCGGCTTCTGTCGCCTACGCTTCCCCGGTAACACGGTGCGCCGGGAACTCGACAACGCCGCGCTCATCCGCGAACTCCACGTCTACGGCAACGAAATCGGCGTTGGGAAAGGCGAGGGCGACTGGCAACACCGCGGCTACGGGAAGAAACTCCTCGCCCATGCGGAGGAACTCGCCCGCGACGCCGGCTACGACAAGATGAGCGTCATCTCCGGCGTCGGCGTCCGCGAGTACTACCGGAAGAAACTGGGCTATCACCAGGACGGTCCGTACGTCTCGAAACACCTCTGAGGGCGCTCCCGGAGACCGTTTCACGGATTATGCCGAGAATAACGACTGTTCTACGCGCCTGATAATAAATACCCCCTGATGCTAACACACGTACAATAAATGGCAGCGAGAGGACGCAGGCGAGCAGTGTTGGCCGCAATCGTAGCCGTCGTCGTGGTCGCGAGTGCAGGCGCCGCGCTTTTTGCAACCGGTGACGGGTCGGCTCCCTTGGACGCTGATGCGGTCCCTGACCCACCGGGTGCAGCGGGTGCCCAGCAGACGACAGCGACCACGCCGCGCACGCCGTGGCCGACGCCCGAACCGTTCCCGAACCCCGACATGCAGGTCCTCTCGGAGTCCGACAACCAGACCGTTTCGACGTACAAACTGGCCCCCGGAACGGTGAACGAGACGGAGGTGTACGTCGTCGAATCGAGCGAACCGGGACCGACCGCGCTCGTCGTCGGTGGGATGCACGGCAACGAGGTGTCGGGCTTTACCGCGGCTCACAACATCGCCAACTGGACGATAGAACGGGGCACGCTCGTCGTGATTCCAGAGGCTAACAAGGCCGCGGTGACGACCCGGACGCGCAAAGCCTTCGGCACCGACCTGAACGACGAGTTCCCCGTCGGCGGCGTGTCCAACTCCACGCTCGCCAACGCCATCTGGACCGCCGTCGAGTACCACGACCCGGACGTCGTCATCGACCTCCATAGCTCGAAGGGCATCTACAAGGTGGACGAAGGCG
This sequence is a window from Haladaptatus sp. QDMS2. Protein-coding genes within it:
- a CDS encoding tRNA uridine(34) 5-carboxymethylaminomethyl modification radical SAM/GNAT enzyme Elp3, whose translation is MRTDTQDPTETEAFEQACAELVDRILAGDITSDNLEKEKLNVCSAFSSPKVPKNTELLDYGPFERREELIEVLQRKPVRTASGVSPVAIMTSPHMCPHGKCLYCPGGPASEFSSSQSYTGHEPAAARGVQNDYDPYGQVTLRLEQLREIGHPVDKVELILMGGTMTARSHDYQEWFVKRALEALNDYDVDKRPEPAEGVSFAQDFDDYEFKYLEDVIAENETGDIRNIGTTFETKPDWCDPEQIDRMLDLGGTKVEVGVQTTYERVNRDMHRGHGIQASLDANQRLRDAAFKVGFHMMPGQPGMTREMCVEDFRQLFEKPDWRPDFLKIYPTLVVRDTITYDMWRRDEYEPLDNEEAADIVAEVMDMIPPYTRLQRVQRDIPADFIDAGVWKSNLRQLAEQRLEEKGGKCRDIRAREVGMNDEDPDPENIELQVLEYEAAGGTEHFISFEDPVKDLLIGFCRLRFPGNTVRRELDNAALIRELHVYGNEIGVGKGEGDWQHRGYGKKLLAHAEELARDAGYDKMSVISGVGVREYYRKKLGYHQDGPYVSKHL
- a CDS encoding succinylglutamate desuccinylase/aspartoacylase family protein, whose protein sequence is MAARGRRRAVLAAIVAVVVVASAGAALFATGDGSAPLDADAVPDPPGAAGAQQTTATTPRTPWPTPEPFPNPDMQVLSESDNQTVSTYKLAPGTVNETEVYVVESSEPGPTALVVGGMHGNEVSGFTAAHNIANWTIERGTLVVIPEANKAAVTTRTRKAFGTDLNDEFPVGGVSNSTLANAIWTAVEYHDPDVVIDLHSSKGIYKVDEGGVGQAIFPGATGTAREDTAAAINYLNENEVPDEMQEHKFKRGNILKGSGKSLTRRVVGDLGASAILIETAKRDTTLDQRVRWTEVAVRVILSRHGMVAAPGT